Proteins from a single region of Azospira inquinata:
- the yihA gene encoding ribosome biogenesis GTP-binding protein YihA/YsxC produces MALFQKAQFFTTVAQLRDVPGDATGEVAFAGRSNAGKSSAINTLANQTRLAFVSKTPGRTQNLNYFTLAEGKYLVDLPGYGYAKAPEEIRSQWENLLGPYLQERAPLVGLVLIMDSRHPLTDLDQHLIDWFGATGKPIHILLSKADKLTRQEQTLALRQVRQALASLGERCTVQLFSSLKKLGVEEAEALIAQWLGMEIPEAKPAPAPRPIRSARSAAGAKRNSRHAPGGKRAVVQRGQIKKPPAKG; encoded by the coding sequence ATGGCGTTGTTTCAGAAAGCGCAATTTTTCACCACGGTGGCCCAATTACGGGATGTGCCGGGTGACGCCACCGGCGAGGTGGCCTTTGCCGGACGCTCCAATGCGGGCAAGTCTTCGGCTATCAATACCCTGGCCAATCAGACCCGGCTGGCCTTTGTCTCCAAGACCCCGGGGCGGACCCAGAACCTCAATTATTTCACCCTGGCCGAAGGCAAATATCTGGTGGACTTGCCCGGCTATGGTTACGCCAAGGCCCCGGAAGAAATCCGCAGCCAGTGGGAAAACCTCCTCGGCCCCTATCTGCAAGAGCGGGCGCCCCTAGTGGGCCTGGTGCTCATTATGGATAGCCGCCATCCCCTTACCGACCTGGACCAGCATTTGATTGACTGGTTTGGCGCCACTGGCAAGCCCATCCATATTCTCCTGTCCAAGGCGGATAAGCTGACCCGGCAGGAGCAGACCCTGGCCCTGCGTCAGGTCCGCCAGGCCTTGGCGTCCCTGGGGGAACGGTGTACGGTGCAGCTTTTTTCCAGCCTGAAAAAGCTGGGGGTGGAGGAGGCGGAAGCCCTGATCGCCCAGTGGCTGGGCATGGAGATCCCCGAGGCGAAACCCGCCCCGGCGCCCCGGCCGATTCGTTCGGCCCGGAGCGCTGCCGGCGCCAAACGCAATTCCCGCCATGCGCCTGGTGGCAAACGGGCGGTGGTACAGAGGGGACAAATAAAAAAGCCCCCGGCAAAGGGGTAA
- a CDS encoding c-type cytochrome, which produces MIRTTALALLLAASFTASAADPVKPKADPAKGQPIAASVCVACHGADGNSPVPVNPNLAGQIPDYIYKQLTNFKAGADGKPPVRNNATMNGMVAALSDDDMRNLAAYFSQQKLHPDVAKDPKLVAEGQKLWRGGDVNRGIPACAGCHGPAGTGLPAMFPRLAGQHPDYTTAQLKAFRNGDRANDPSKMMQTIAAKLSDKDIAALADYAAGLR; this is translated from the coding sequence ATGATTCGTACCACGGCACTGGCGCTCCTGCTCGCCGCCAGTTTCACCGCCTCCGCCGCTGACCCGGTCAAACCCAAAGCCGACCCCGCCAAGGGGCAGCCCATTGCCGCCAGCGTCTGTGTTGCCTGCCACGGCGCCGATGGCAACAGCCCGGTTCCCGTGAACCCCAATCTGGCCGGTCAAATCCCTGACTACATCTACAAGCAACTGACCAACTTCAAGGCCGGTGCGGACGGTAAGCCCCCGGTGCGTAACAACGCCACCATGAACGGCATGGTAGCCGCCCTGTCCGATGACGACATGCGCAATCTGGCCGCCTACTTCTCCCAACAAAAACTCCATCCGGACGTAGCCAAGGATCCCAAGCTGGTGGCGGAAGGCCAAAAGCTGTGGCGCGGTGGTGACGTGAACCGGGGTATCCCCGCCTGTGCCGGTTGCCACGGCCCCGCCGGTACCGGTCTGCCCGCCATGTTCCCCCGTCTGGCCGGTCAACATCCGGACTACACCACGGCCCAGTTGAAGGCCTTCCGTAACGGGGACCGGGCCAACGACCCGAGCAAGATGATGCAGACCATTGCCGCCAAACTGAGCGACAAGGACATCGCCGCCCTGGCCGATTACGCTGCCGGCCTGCGCTGA
- a CDS encoding methyltransferase domain-containing protein, whose product MSSSELSLGAPPASSRALVRRRFDRAAAAGEFSSFLDQEVQQRMGERLEYLRLEPQRILDLGCGAGAFLPHLKARFPQASLLMGLDGAPAMVAAARPHCRAPSYLRRLLGRQSTPSTVLVSGRAETLPLASDQIDFVWSNQMLHWLDDPRAALAEMHRVLAVDGLLMFSTLGPDTLKELRSVFPDGDVHTQSFLDMHDWGDMLVTAGFADPVMDMEMLTLTYGDFATLIRECRFGGNACAAPGHRQGLGGRQWWAQVAAGYEALRREGRLPATVEILFGHAWKGVPKQTADGRAIIRFQPQGK is encoded by the coding sequence TTGAGTTCCTCGGAGCTTTCCCTTGGGGCGCCTCCGGCTAGCAGCCGGGCCCTGGTGCGCCGCCGCTTTGACCGGGCGGCGGCGGCCGGGGAATTCTCCAGCTTCCTGGATCAGGAAGTGCAGCAGCGCATGGGGGAAAGGCTGGAGTATTTGCGTCTGGAGCCCCAGCGCATTCTGGACCTGGGCTGCGGCGCCGGGGCCTTCCTACCCCACCTCAAAGCTCGTTTTCCCCAGGCCTCCCTCCTGATGGGCCTGGATGGGGCGCCCGCTATGGTGGCGGCAGCCCGTCCCCATTGCCGGGCCCCGTCCTACCTGCGGCGGCTGCTGGGCCGCCAATCCACTCCTTCTACCGTCCTGGTGAGCGGCCGGGCTGAGACTCTGCCCCTGGCTTCCGACCAGATAGATTTCGTCTGGTCCAATCAAATGCTCCACTGGCTGGACGATCCCCGGGCTGCCCTGGCAGAAATGCACCGGGTGCTGGCGGTGGATGGCCTGCTCATGTTCTCCACCCTGGGACCGGATACTCTGAAGGAGTTACGTTCCGTGTTTCCCGATGGGGACGTGCATACCCAGAGTTTCCTGGATATGCACGATTGGGGAGACATGCTGGTGACCGCCGGATTTGCCGATCCTGTCATGGACATGGAAATGCTGACCCTCACCTATGGGGATTTCGCTACCCTGATTCGGGAGTGCCGTTTTGGTGGCAACGCCTGCGCCGCCCCGGGCCATCGCCAGGGATTGGGCGGGCGCCAATGGTGGGCCCAGGTCGCCGCGGGCTATGAGGCCTTGCGTCGGGAGGGGCGACTGCCCGCCACCGTGGAAATCCTCTTTGGTCACGCCTGGAAGGGCGTCCCCAAGCAGACCGCCGATGGCCGGGCCATCATCCGCTTTCAACCTCAAGGCAAATAA
- the bioB gene encoding biotin synthase BioB, with protein MNAVVTPASVSPSAPSPQPAKAWTVEEVLALYELPFMDLIYRAQQVHRQHFDANAIQRSTLLSVKTGGCSEDCGYCSQSARHDTGLEREKLMSVDEVVAAAKVAKANGSSRFCMGAAWRSPKDKDLDQVAEMISAVKALGLETCVTLGMLKEEQASRLKEAGLDYYNHNLDTDKDFYGQVIRSHTQEDRLDTLHHVRDAGIHICSGGIIGMGESRRNRAALISQLANLDPAPESVPINNLVPIAGTPMENAKPVDGIEFVRTIAAARITMPASYVRLSAGRAQMSEEQQALCFLAGANSIFYGEALLTTPNGEFGQDDALFAKLGLKAV; from the coding sequence ATGAATGCTGTTGTCACTCCCGCCTCTGTGTCCCCATCTGCCCCCTCTCCCCAGCCGGCCAAGGCTTGGACGGTAGAGGAAGTGCTGGCCCTGTATGAATTGCCCTTCATGGACCTGATCTACCGGGCCCAGCAGGTGCATCGGCAGCATTTCGACGCCAACGCCATCCAACGTTCTACCCTGCTGTCCGTGAAGACCGGTGGTTGTTCCGAGGACTGCGGCTACTGTTCCCAGTCTGCTCGCCACGATACGGGCCTGGAACGGGAAAAGCTGATGAGCGTGGATGAAGTGGTGGCGGCAGCCAAGGTAGCCAAGGCCAACGGCTCTTCCCGCTTCTGTATGGGGGCCGCCTGGCGTAGCCCCAAGGACAAAGACCTGGATCAGGTGGCGGAAATGATCAGCGCCGTGAAGGCCCTGGGTCTGGAAACCTGCGTTACCCTGGGGATGTTGAAGGAAGAACAGGCCTCCCGCCTCAAGGAAGCCGGCCTGGATTACTACAACCACAATCTGGATACGGACAAGGATTTTTACGGCCAGGTCATCCGCAGCCATACCCAGGAAGACCGTTTGGACACTCTGCACCACGTGCGGGACGCGGGTATCCACATTTGCTCCGGCGGCATCATTGGCATGGGGGAAAGCCGGCGTAATCGGGCGGCTCTGATTTCCCAACTGGCCAACCTGGACCCGGCCCCCGAATCCGTGCCCATCAACAATCTGGTGCCCATTGCGGGGACCCCCATGGAAAACGCCAAGCCGGTGGACGGCATTGAATTTGTGCGTACCATCGCCGCCGCTCGGATCACCATGCCTGCTTCCTACGTGCGGCTTTCCGCCGGTCGGGCCCAGATGTCGGAAGAGCAGCAGGCCCTTTGCTTCCTGGCCGGTGCCAATTCCATTTTTTACGGGGAAGCCCTGCTGACCACCCCTAACGGGGAGTTCGGCCAGGACGACGCCCTCTTTGCCAAACTGGGCCTGAAAGCGGTTTGA
- a CDS encoding ComF family protein — translation MGEDLTQLLLPGTCLLCGNATAQPLICPGCEVDLPGLGSDLCPACGLPSPGAQICLHCRRQPPAFDGVTALWPYDFPADRLIQALKYGHQLAVGGYVARRLAQRLEGPHWDGILAVPLHPDRLSQRGFNQSMEIARPLARRLGLPLLRQVCVRAVDTRPQAALPHRQRAKNIRNAFLCHQDLTGRHLLVVDDVLTTGATLNELARILKIHGAATVHVAVACRTLPHH, via the coding sequence TTGGGTGAGGACCTGACCCAATTGCTGCTCCCCGGCACCTGCCTGCTGTGCGGCAATGCCACGGCCCAGCCCCTGATCTGCCCAGGCTGCGAGGTGGATCTACCGGGTTTAGGGAGCGATCTTTGCCCGGCTTGCGGCCTGCCCTCCCCCGGTGCCCAGATTTGCCTCCATTGCCGCCGCCAGCCCCCAGCTTTCGATGGCGTTACCGCCCTGTGGCCTTACGACTTCCCTGCCGACCGGCTCATCCAGGCCCTGAAATACGGTCACCAACTGGCCGTGGGCGGCTACGTGGCACGGCGGCTGGCCCAGCGCCTGGAAGGGCCCCACTGGGACGGGATACTGGCCGTCCCCCTCCATCCGGACCGGCTGAGTCAGCGAGGCTTCAATCAAAGCATGGAAATCGCCAGACCCCTGGCGAGGCGCCTGGGCCTCCCCCTGCTACGGCAGGTTTGTGTGCGGGCCGTGGACACCCGGCCCCAGGCCGCGCTTCCCCACCGGCAGCGGGCCAAGAATATCCGCAATGCCTTTCTTTGCCACCAGGATTTGACGGGCCGACACTTACTGGTGGTGGATGACGTACTCACCACCGGGGCCACCCTCAATGAACTGGCCCGGATTCTGAAAATCCACGGGGCCGCCACGGTCCATGTGGCCGTGGCCTGCCGCACCCTGCCCCACCATTAG